The Jiangella alba genome includes the window GCACGGTGAGCCCGACCTCGCCATCAAGGTGGTCCGCGACCTCTTCAACGAAGACTTCACCAAGCTGGTCGTCTCCGGGGACCGCGCCTGGGACACCATCGAGGAGTACGTCTCCAGCGTCGCCGGCTCGCTGCGCGACCGCGTCGAGAAGTGGACCTCCAACGACGACGTCTTCGCCGCGTTCCGCATCGACGAGCAGATCGCCAAGGCCATGGACCGCAAGGTCTGGCTGCCCAGCGGCGGCTCGCTGGTCATCGACCGCACCGAGGCCATGACCGTCGTCGACGTCAACACCGGCAAGTTCACCGGCAGCGGCGGCAACCTCGAGGAGACCGTCACCAAGAACAACCTCGAGGCGGCCGAAGAGATCGTGCGCCAGCTGCGGCTGCGCGACATCGGCGGCATCATCGTCGTCGACTTCATCGACATGGTGCTCGAGGCCAACCGCGACCTCGTGCTGCGCCGCCTGGTCGAGTGCCTCGGCCGCGACCGCACCAAGCACCAGGTCGCCGAGGTCACGTCGCTCGGCCTGGTGCAGATGACGCGCAAGCGCATCGGCACCGGCCTGCTCGAGGCGTTCAGCGAGCCGTGCCCGCACTGCAAGGGCCGCGGCCTGCTCGTCCACGCGCACCCGGTCGAGTCCGGCAACGGCGGCTCCTCCGGCGGCCAGGCCGCGTCCTCCGACGAGGGCCGGTCCAGCCGCTCCGAGCGCCGCGGCCGGCGCCGCAAGGCCGAGCAGCCGGCGCCCGCGCAGCAGCCGCAGCCGGTCGAGGCGCTGACGCCGAAGCTCGAGGCGCTGGCCAGCCCCGGCGAGGCGTCTCCGGCCGACCTCATGCCGGTCGGTGCCAACGGCAACGGCGGCAACGGCCACGGTGGGAACGGCCAGCACAGCGACGGCGACCGGGCCGGCGAGTCCGCGCCGGCGGAGTCCGGCCCGGCCGAGTCGGCGCCGGCCGAGTCCGCCGCCACCACCGCGCCCGCCCCGGCCACCCGCCGCCGTCGCCGGGCCGAGCGTGCCGCCGGCAGCAGCACCACGACAGCCAGCAGCACCACGGTCTCCGGCGACAGCACGGCTTCCGGCGACAGCACGGCTTCCGGCGACAGCACGGCTTCCGGCGACAGCACGGCCGCCGGCAGTGAGGCCGGTGGCCGCAAGGCCGCCGGTGACCGCAAGGCCGGCCGTAGCAAGGCCGGCAGCGACAGCAAGGCGGTCGCCGGCGACGACGCTCCCGCGGCGTCCACCGGTGCCTCGTCCACGTCGTCCACCCCGCCGCCACCGCCGCCTCCGCCACCCGCGGAGTCGCTGGTGACCGGCGCGGCGCAGGCCGAGGCGGCCGCGACCGGCCAGTCGCCGGCCGCGTCGTCCACCGACGCCGGAACCCCGTCGTCGGCCTCGTCCTCCACCGATGCCTCGACCACGTCGTCCACCGGCGACACGGCCGAGCAGCAGGCCGAGCCGGCCCGTCCGCGCCGCACCCGGCGCCGGGCGGAGCGTCCGGCCGGCAGTCCCGTCCCCTGAGTTTGACCCGACCCTGACCAATTCCGTACCCTAGGGCGTCGGCGCTCTTCGCGCCCATACCCGCGTGCCCGCTCCCGAGCGTCGGCATGCGCGCCCGAAGCCCGAGTGAGAGAGTGAGTCCGCGGTGTACGCGATCGTCCGCAGCGGCGGTAACCAGAGAAAGGTCTCCGTCGGAGACGTCATCGACGTCGATCGGCTCGACAACGCCGAGGTCGGCGCCACCGTCACGCTGCCGGCGGTCCTGCTCGTCGACGGCGAGACCGTGACCACCGACGCCACGAAGCTGGCCGGTGTGTCGGTCACGGCCGAGATCGTCGGTGCCACCAAGGGCCCGAAGATCCACATCCTCCGGTACAAGAACAAGACCGGGTACCGGCGGCGCCAGGGGCACCGCCAGAAGTACACCCAGGTCAAGGTCACCGGCATCGAGACGAAGTAGGCAGGTACCTCGAGATGGCTCACAAGAAGGGCGCCTCGTCCAGCAAGAACGGGCGCGACTCCAACGCTCAGCGGCTCGGTGTGAAGCGCTTCGGCGGCCAGCTGGTCAACGCCGGCGAGATCATCGTCCGCCAGCGTGGCACCCACTTCCACCCGGGCGACAACGTCGGCCGGGGCAAGGACGACACCCTGTTCGCCACCTCCGCCGGCGCCGTCGAGTTCGGCGTCAAGCGTGGCCGCAAGGTCGTCAACATCGTCGTGCCGGCGGGGGAGTGACCCCCGCTCCACACGAGCAACACACCTGAATCATCAGGGCGGGCCGGTCACTCGACCGGCCCGCCCTTTGTCGTGAGGACGTAGAAGACCATGGCCATTCCGTCGTTCGTGGACCGCGTCGTGCTGCATCTGGCAGCAGGCGACGGCGGGCACGGCTGTGTGTCGGTGCACCGCGAGAAGTTCAAGCCCCTGGGCGGCCCCGACGGCGGCAACGGCGGGCGCGGCGGCGACATCGTCCTCGTCGTCGACCCCAACACCACCACGCTGCTCGAGTACCACCGCTCGCCGCACCGCAAGGCGAAGAGCGGCAGCCAGGGCGAGGGCAGCAACCGCGCCGGCGCCAACGGCCAGGACATCGAGCTGAAG containing:
- the rpmA gene encoding 50S ribosomal protein L27 — its product is MAHKKGASSSKNGRDSNAQRLGVKRFGGQLVNAGEIIVRQRGTHFHPGDNVGRGKDDTLFATSAGAVEFGVKRGRKVVNIVVPAGE
- the rplU gene encoding 50S ribosomal protein L21 codes for the protein MYAIVRSGGNQRKVSVGDVIDVDRLDNAEVGATVTLPAVLLVDGETVTTDATKLAGVSVTAEIVGATKGPKIHILRYKNKTGYRRRQGHRQKYTQVKVTGIETK